Proteins encoded in a region of the uncultured Fusobacterium sp. genome:
- a CDS encoding DegV family protein, protein MKIEVKVLNSIRLTKLLIAASRWLSKYADVLNDLNVYPVPDGDTGTNMSMTLQSVENELIKMNHEPTMNELVEIVSEAILLGARGNSGTILSQIIQGFLNGVRDKEEITVDDTIKAFVMAKEKAYQAVSEPVEGTMLTVIKRVAEEAVAYQGDRNDFIMFLVHLKNVAYEAVENTPNQLPKLKEAGVVDAGGKGIFYVLEGFEKSVTDPEMLKDLERIVRSRANRKERLEVTHEMEEIKFKYCTEFIIESGSFDLNEYKAKIMPLGDSMVCAQTSKKTKTHIHTNHPGQVLEIAGALGNLNNIKIENMEIQHKNLLLTEEENYQLQSTEKIFLRNENASPVAYFAIVDNKELGTLFLDAGATGVLIGGQTQNPSVADIEEGIKRIEAEKVIILPNNKNIISAAKIAAERANKEVIVLETKSMLEGHFIVKNRFENIESVLKQAAQNQSVEITRAVRNTKVDDIQIEVGDYIALVNGKIRHRSKEMGELISDIYNTYINDDTLHVFSVLGADSNDTTNKIVRDVKGIRYNEFLAGQENYPYYIYIEQRDPELPEIAIVTDSTSDLTKEFIGDLGINIIPLKIKLNDNYYRDGIDISKREFWKRLLTEGVIPKTSQPSPAEFKEMYEKLFNKGYKKIISIHISSRLSGTQQAARVAKGMLSRGEDIAIVDSKAVTFALGHQVLEAAKMVKSGVSYDGILERLYEMQEKMKVYFVVNDLTFLEKGGRIGRASSIIGGLLKVKPVLKLENGEVTVETKTFGERGAFSYMEKLIKNESKKNSVILYTAWGGTNKELTNADGIKNTGESSKKVEYRGRFEIGATIGAHTGPVFGFGMISKIF, encoded by the coding sequence ATGAAAATAGAGGTAAAAGTACTTAACTCTATAAGATTAACAAAGTTATTAATTGCAGCAAGTAGATGGCTTTCAAAATATGCAGATGTTTTAAATGACTTGAATGTATATCCTGTACCAGATGGAGATACAGGAACAAATATGTCTATGACTCTTCAATCAGTTGAAAATGAGTTAATTAAGATGAACCATGAGCCTACAATGAATGAACTTGTAGAGATAGTATCAGAGGCTATTTTACTTGGAGCAAGAGGAAACTCTGGAACTATTCTTTCTCAAATAATTCAAGGATTTTTAAATGGAGTAAGAGATAAAGAGGAGATCACAGTTGATGATACTATAAAAGCTTTTGTTATGGCAAAGGAAAAGGCATATCAAGCTGTGTCAGAGCCAGTAGAAGGGACAATGCTTACAGTTATCAAAAGAGTAGCTGAAGAGGCTGTAGCATACCAAGGAGATAGAAATGATTTTATTATGTTCCTTGTACATCTAAAAAATGTAGCTTATGAAGCTGTAGAAAATACTCCAAATCAATTGCCAAAGCTTAAAGAAGCTGGAGTAGTAGATGCTGGTGGAAAAGGGATATTCTATGTTCTAGAAGGATTTGAAAAATCTGTTACAGATCCAGAGATGTTAAAGGATTTGGAAAGAATAGTAAGATCAAGAGCAAATAGAAAAGAGAGATTAGAAGTAACTCACGAGATGGAAGAGATTAAGTTTAAATATTGTACAGAGTTTATAATTGAGTCTGGTTCTTTTGATCTAAATGAGTATAAAGCTAAAATTATGCCATTAGGAGATTCGATGGTATGTGCTCAAACTTCTAAAAAGACAAAGACACATATACATACAAATCATCCAGGGCAAGTTCTTGAAATAGCTGGAGCTTTAGGAAATCTAAATAATATAAAAATAGAAAATATGGAGATTCAACATAAAAATCTTCTTTTAACTGAAGAGGAAAATTATCAATTGCAATCAACAGAAAAGATTTTCTTAAGAAATGAAAATGCTTCACCAGTAGCTTATTTTGCAATAGTTGATAATAAAGAGTTAGGAACACTATTCTTAGATGCTGGTGCAACAGGGGTATTAATTGGGGGACAAACTCAAAATCCAAGTGTTGCAGATATAGAAGAGGGTATTAAGAGAATAGAGGCTGAAAAAGTAATTATTTTACCTAATAATAAAAATATTATTTCAGCAGCTAAAATTGCAGCAGAAAGAGCTAATAAAGAGGTTATAGTATTAGAAACTAAGAGTATGCTAGAGGGGCATTTTATAGTAAAAAATAGATTTGAAAATATTGAATCTGTGCTTAAACAAGCTGCTCAAAACCAATCTGTTGAGATTACAAGAGCTGTTAGAAATACAAAAGTAGATGATATTCAAATTGAAGTAGGAGATTACATAGCTTTAGTTAATGGAAAAATAAGACATAGATCTAAAGAGATGGGAGAACTAATCTCTGATATTTATAATACATACATAAATGATGATACACTTCATGTATTTAGTGTTCTTGGAGCAGATTCTAATGATACGACAAATAAGATTGTTAGAGATGTAAAAGGAATTAGATATAATGAGTTTTTAGCAGGACAAGAAAACTATCCATATTATATTTATATTGAGCAAAGAGATCCTGAATTGCCAGAAATTGCTATTGTAACAGATTCTACATCTGATTTGACAAAAGAGTTTATTGGAGATTTAGGAATCAATATAATTCCATTGAAAATTAAGTTAAATGACAACTATTATAGAGATGGAATAGATATAAGCAAGAGAGAGTTTTGGAAGAGATTATTAACAGAGGGAGTAATACCAAAAACTTCTCAACCTTCTCCTGCTGAGTTTAAAGAGATGTATGAGAAATTATTTAATAAAGGATACAAAAAAATTATCTCTATCCATATTTCTAGTAGATTGAGTGGAACACAACAAGCTGCAAGAGTGGCTAAAGGTATGCTTTCAAGAGGAGAAGATATAGCTATAGTAGACTCTAAAGCTGTAACTTTTGCTTTGGGACATCAAGTATTAGAAGCTGCTAAAATGGTAAAATCAGGTGTAAGTTATGATGGAATTTTAGAGAGATTATATGAGATGCAAGAAAAAATGAAAGTATATTTTGTTGTAAATGACTTGACTTTTTTAGAAAAAGGTGGAAGAATAGGAAGAGCATCATCAATAATTGGTGGATTGCTAAAAGTAAAACCTGTATTAAAACTTGAAAACGGAGAGGTTACTGTGGAAACTAAAACTTTTGGAGAAAGAGGAGCCTTTTCATATATGGAAAAACTTATCAAAAATGAAAGTAAGAAAAATAGCGTAATCTTATATACTGCATGGGGAGGAACTAATAAGGAACTTACAAATGCAGATGGTATAAAAAATACAGGTGAAAGTTCTAAGAAAGTAGAATATAGAGGAAGATTTGAAATCGGAGCAACAATAGGGGCACATACAGGACCAGTATTTGGTTTTGGAATGATTTCAAAAATATTTTAA
- a CDS encoding ArsB/NhaD family transporter — MENFKLFAGIFIFCVSFYFILFGKQPKSLTAIIGGSLMVLTGILDQEEALHAVGKNLEIFLLLMGLMMVVEIMSETGIFQWAAITVAQKAKGDPIKVLIMLSIVTAICSAFLDNVTTILLIVPMTALLARKLELDPFPFIIVQIFACNIGGTATMIGDPPNLIIASMGKLDFNHFIFNLTPLVVVNMVVLIITAKLLFKKKMIVSRELRASIMDLEPNRSIKNKTLLIQSCCLFGLILIGFLTNMVTNIGLAIISIMGSVLLLSLSKKSPEEIYKKVEWETLFFFGGLFVLVEGVDKLGIISKIGELLVEFTDGDLELTSSVVVVLSAILSPILGSVPYTLSFSKIIASIVPDFVGNTDVLWWALSLGACLGGNMTMVGAPANIVGVSIAGKADVHISFMDFFKYGILVVAESVILSIIYINLRY; from the coding sequence GTGGAGAATTTTAAACTTTTTGCGGGGATTTTTATTTTCTGTGTATCTTTTTATTTTATTCTTTTTGGGAAGCAACCAAAATCTTTAACTGCTATAATAGGTGGTAGTTTAATGGTATTGACTGGAATCTTAGACCAAGAGGAAGCATTACATGCAGTAGGGAAAAACTTAGAGATTTTTCTATTGTTAATGGGGCTTATGATGGTAGTTGAGATAATGTCTGAAACTGGGATTTTCCAATGGGCAGCAATAACAGTTGCTCAAAAAGCAAAGGGAGATCCAATAAAGGTTTTGATTATGCTTTCAATAGTAACAGCTATATGCTCAGCATTTTTAGATAATGTTACTACTATATTATTGATAGTTCCTATGACAGCACTGTTAGCTAGAAAACTAGAACTAGATCCGTTTCCATTTATTATAGTGCAAATTTTTGCTTGTAATATTGGAGGAACAGCTACAATGATAGGGGATCCACCAAACCTTATTATTGCAAGTATGGGAAAACTAGATTTTAACCATTTTATATTTAACTTAACTCCATTAGTAGTTGTTAATATGGTAGTATTAATAATTACTGCAAAATTATTATTTAAGAAAAAAATGATTGTATCAAGAGAGTTAAGAGCAAGTATAATGGATTTAGAGCCTAACAGAAGTATTAAAAACAAGACTCTTTTAATTCAATCTTGTTGTTTATTTGGATTGATTTTAATAGGATTCTTAACAAATATGGTAACAAATATAGGACTAGCAATAATATCTATAATGGGATCAGTGTTATTACTTTCTTTAAGTAAGAAAAGTCCAGAGGAGATTTATAAAAAGGTAGAGTGGGAAACTTTATTCTTCTTTGGAGGGCTTTTTGTTCTTGTTGAAGGAGTAGATAAACTTGGAATTATATCTAAAATAGGAGAACTTTTAGTAGAATTTACAGATGGAGATTTAGAACTAACAAGTTCTGTAGTAGTAGTACTATCAGCAATACTATCACCAATTTTAGGTTCTGTTCCTTATACACTTTCATTCTCTAAAATTATAGCAAGTATAGTTCCAGATTTTGTAGGAAATACAGATGTATTATGGTGGGCATTATCATTAGGAGCATGTTTAGGAGGAAATATGACAATGGTTGGAGCACCAGCAAATATAGTTGGAGTTTCAATAGCAGGAAAAGCTGATGTACATATAAGCTTTATGGATTTCTTTAAGTATGGAATATTGGTAGTGGCAGAATCAGTAATATTAAGTATAATTTATATTAATTTGAGATATTAA